The DNA region ATTGTTAAATAAGACACTATGGTGATTAATGAAGTGAGAGCCAGATAGATGAAATAAAATCCTAAAACCTTGAGGGCGATGGACAGCCCATCCCGGATGGTAATATTCATTTAATGCTCCCTTCTGAATTCTCTGTCGGGTTAGGTTGTATGGGTTTTCGGTCAAATAATAATCCGGCGATATGCTTGCCGCCGGAGAGAAAGTATATCCCGATAATTATTGCTAATAGGTTGGAAATAATTAATGTTGTCTGTCGCTCTATGACCAAAAACAGAAGCAATCCAATGAAGTATTCAAGAGCAAGGATGATACTAAACATCCAGCTAATTTTCATTATTATGACAAATACATCCTTAGGTTTAATATTGCCGCCGGCAATTTTAAGCTCCTTATTCACTGGTATGAGTTTGTTGGCAATCTTGTTGGCTAATAGTATAAGCGCTAATCCGATTATCAGTATAACACTAAAGATTATTAGAGATATTATCAATATCTTTATCTTAGCAATTACTAAGGGGATCCATACTATTGATGAGGTGACAAGAATCGTTCCGACTATCTTGATGAAGACCGATATAAAATCTCGCTTAGTCATGACATCCTTTATTCCCAGAGGTGTTCGATGGTTTTCCTGAGTCCCGTCTCAAATGGCACGATGGTTTTGTAGCCCAGATACCTGCGGGCCAGGGTGATATCAGCATACGAGTGCTTGATGTCGCCGGTCCGGATGGGATTGAATATCGGCTTTAGATTCTTGCCCAGTATCTGATTCAGGGATTTGACCAGTTGCAGGACCGTTATCGGATGGCTGGATGCGATATTGAGCGACAAGCCATTCACGCCTTTTGCGGTAAGCGCTCCGATGGTGGCCTTAGCTACGTTATCAATATAGGTGAAGTCGCGGGATTGCCTGCCATCGCCAAAGATGGTCGGGCGTTTGTCCTTGAGCATGGAATTGATGAACTTAATAATCACGCCGGCATAGGGCGAATCTGGTTCCTGTCTCGGGCCGAAGACATTGAAATACCTCAGGCAGACCGTTTCCAGATAGCGCATCCGGCTGAAGGTCTTGAGATAGGTTTCGCCAATGGCCTTGGTAGCGCCATAGGGCGATATCGGGGCCGGAATAAGCGTCTCCTTTTGCGGTAGCACCTTGACCTCGCCGTAGATGGAACTGGATGAGGCAAAGACCAGGCGCTTGACATTGGCCTTATGCGCCTGATTTAATATATTCAGGGTGCCGGCCACATTTACCTCATTAAACTCTTCAGGGTATTTGAGCGACTCCGGGACCGATTTCTTGGCCGCCTCGTGGATGATGTATTTCACACCCTTAACCGCTCTTTTGACAGTCGGGATATGGCGGATATCACCGCGGAACAGGTCTATCTGTTTGAGATTATGGCGGATATTGTCCATCTTGCCGGCAGTAAAATTATCCAGCACCCGGACCTGAGCGCCGTCCTTGACCAGTTTGTCCACAATATGCGAGCCGATAAATCCGGCCCCGCCGGTGACTAATATCTTCATAGCTACAGAATATACCAGCAGAATGAAACAAGTCAAGGAATATTAAACAACCCCCTTTTATCCCCCCTTTTCTAAGGGGGAGTATTTCACAAAATTCTCCTTTTGTTAAGGGGGACCAAGGGGGTTGTTACTCAGTTAAATATATTTCTTATGCGATATTGACAGGGTTGCCTTATTTATGTAATTTGGTTTTATCATATGTTGGACAAGACCATACAAATCAGCAAGTTCAATTCACCCGAGGAATTCCGGGTCTGGTGGGAGAATCCGGAGACGGCCCGGATAAGACAGACCAATCCGGGTCTGCTGGAGGCGCATCCGCTGGTCAGTCCCTGGCTGGAGCAGGGCGCTGTTTCTCCGGAAATAAAAGAAGAGCAATTCGGCAAATACCGGTTGATAAGCAAGCTGGGCCAGGGAGGGATGGGCACGGTCTATCTGGCCTATGACGCTATGCTCAAGCGCCAGATTGCGCTCAAGACCCTGATGCTGGAGGATACGGAATCAACCGCCAGATTTATGCGCGAGGCCCGGGCCACGGCCAAGCTCAAGCATGCCAACATCGTCAATGTCTACGAGGCCGGGGTGGTGGGCAAGACCTATTACCTGACCATGGATTACATCGAGGGCATATCGCTGGCCGATATGATAAAATCACGGGATAAGACCTTAACGCCCAAGCGCATCGCCCAGATTATCCACGATGTGGCTTTGGCATTGGAATACGCGCATAAGAACGATATTATCCATCGGGATATCAAGCCGGGCAATATCCTGATAGACAATGCCGGGCACGTCTATCTGACCGATTTCGGGCTGGCCAAGGAATTAAACGGGCTGGACCGGTCATTGACCATGAGCGGTACGGCCTTAGGCACGCCGGACTACATGGCGCCGGAGCAGGCCATGGGCAAGAAGGACTTGGTAGACCAGCGGAGCGATGTATTTTCACTGGGCGCCACGTTGTATCATACCCTGACCGGCCAAGTGCCGTTCCAGGGTATGGAATTATACGAGGTGTTAAATAAAGTGGTCAACCACGACCCACCCACACCCAGCTCCATTATCGTAGTTCACAAAGACCTGGAGACGATATGCATAAAATGCCTGGACAAGGACAAGTCACGCCGGTACCAGGGCATGGCCGAACTGGCCGAGGACCTAAGGCGTTATATTGAAGGCGAGCCGATACAGGCCCGGCGGATATCCGCCGCGACCAAACTCTGGCGCCGGGTGCAGAAGAACAAGACCATAACTATCAGCGTGGCCGGTGCGGCTGTATTACTGCTGGCGGTAATCATCGAGCTGGCCATATCGTCAGGACAAGCCAAGGAGCGGGTGGAGGTTTACCGGGCTGAGGCATACAGATTATTTGGAGAAAAGAAATATGACCAGGCCTTGATTGCCTGCGAGAAGATAAGGGAAATAACTACCGAGGACGAGAAGATTAATGAATTGAGGCAGAAGTGTCTGGCCGAGGTGGAAAGTCAAAAGGCGTTATTTATAGAAAAGGATGAGCGGGTTAGACGCCGGGCTGAGGCAAAGATGGTGCTGGACCGGGCCGAACGGGCCCCAACCGCAGACAAGAAAATAGAGATAGCCGGGGAGGCGCTTAAGATAGACCCAACCTTTGCTGAGGCGTATCAATTACTGGGCCTAGTCTATAAGGATAAATTTGACTATTCTAAGGCCGTTGAGTGCTTTAGCAAGGCCATAGAATTCTCGCCTGAATTGGCCTATGCCTATTATGAACGAGCCATGATCATGACCTTCTGGGATATGCCCAAGAAAGCCCTTTCTGACCTTGAGATGGTTCTCAAATATGACCCGGAAAGTTACATGGGACACTTTGCCCGAGGCTGTATTGAGGGCGCACAAGGGAAATATGACGAAGCCATAGAGAGTTACACTAAGGTAATAAAGCTGCATCCAAATTATAGTTTGGCATACAGTAAGCGCGGTTCTGCCTATGCCATTAAAAATGAATTGGACCTGGCCATCGCTGATTTTACCAAGGCTATCCGGCTTGACCCAAAAGATTCAGAGGCATACAACAACCGCGGTTTGGTTTATTATCAAAAGAAAGAGACAACCAAGGCCATCGCCGATTGGACCGAGGTAATCCGGATTGACCCGAAATGCGCTGAGGCATACACCAATCGCGGTAATACCTATAAGGAGA from Planctomycetota bacterium includes:
- a CDS encoding tetratricopeptide repeat protein; the protein is MLDKTIQISKFNSPEEFRVWWENPETARIRQTNPGLLEAHPLVSPWLEQGAVSPEIKEEQFGKYRLISKLGQGGMGTVYLAYDAMLKRQIALKTLMLEDTESTARFMREARATAKLKHANIVNVYEAGVVGKTYYLTMDYIEGISLADMIKSRDKTLTPKRIAQIIHDVALALEYAHKNDIIHRDIKPGNILIDNAGHVYLTDFGLAKELNGLDRSLTMSGTALGTPDYMAPEQAMGKKDLVDQRSDVFSLGATLYHTLTGQVPFQGMELYEVLNKVVNHDPPTPSSIIVVHKDLETICIKCLDKDKSRRYQGMAELAEDLRRYIEGEPIQARRISAATKLWRRVQKNKTITISVAGAAVLLLAVIIELAISSGQAKERVEVYRAEAYRLFGEKKYDQALIACEKIREITTEDEKINELRQKCLAEVESQKALFIEKDERVRRRAEAKMVLDRAERAPTADKKIEIAGEALKIDPTFAEAYQLLGLVYKDKFDYSKAVECFSKAIEFSPELAYAYYERAMIMTFWDMPKKALSDLEMVLKYDPESYMGHFARGCIEGAQGKYDEAIESYTKVIKLHPNYSLAYSKRGSAYAIKNELDLAIADFTKAIRLDPKDSEAYNNRGLVYYQKKETTKAIADWTEVIRIDPKCAEAYTNRGNTYKEKGELDKAISDYTEAIRLDPKCFEVYDNRGNVYDDKGESDKAIADWTEAIRLSPKYVLGYYKRGFAYRRKGEIDKAITDWTEAIQLDPRYAEAYYKRGDAYKDMGELGKTIADWTEAIRLGYRYSWIYFNVASAYYKNGEKDKAITNYTETIRRDPKFADAYLYRGNIYYEKGNFNEAIADWTEVIRLNPKYANAYHNRSIAYAGKGMFKEAIADGQIILKLAPNHPEADQIKQSIKEWESRLK
- a CDS encoding SDR family oxidoreductase, whose protein sequence is MKILVTGGAGFIGSHIVDKLVKDGAQVRVLDNFTAGKMDNIRHNLKQIDLFRGDIRHIPTVKRAVKGVKYIIHEAAKKSVPESLKYPEEFNEVNVAGTLNILNQAHKANVKRLVFASSSSIYGEVKVLPQKETLIPAPISPYGATKAIGETYLKTFSRMRYLETVCLRYFNVFGPRQEPDSPYAGVIIKFINSMLKDKRPTIFGDGRQSRDFTYIDNVAKATIGALTAKGVNGLSLNIASSHPITVLQLVKSLNQILGKNLKPIFNPIRTGDIKHSYADITLARRYLGYKTIVPFETGLRKTIEHLWE